The proteins below come from a single Procambarus clarkii isolate CNS0578487 chromosome 26, FALCON_Pclarkii_2.0, whole genome shotgun sequence genomic window:
- the Rfk gene encoding riboflavin kinase isoform X1 translates to MAALRRGLPHFAVGTVVKGFGRGSKELGIPTANFPQHVVEQLPEEVTTGIYYGWAKVEDGPTCKMVMSIGWNPYYNNKKKSMETYLFQETHIMHVFNEDFYGSELRVVMLGYIRPEKNFSSLDELITAIRNDISESDKQLTLPENLHYRQHAFFTGKSDPRCNGSLSNGVISNGISNGHDDESNNGTSIS, encoded by the exons ATGGCCGCCCTGAGGAGAGGACTGCCGCACTTCGCCGTCGGCACCGTCGTTAAGGGTTTCGGCCGAGGGTCTAAGGAGCTGGGGATCCCTACAG CAAACTTTCCTCAACACGTTGTTGAGCAACTCCCAGAAGAGGTCACGACAGGAATATATTACGGATGGGCAAAAGTTGAGGATGGCCCCACCTGCAAGATGGTCATGAGTATTGGCTGGAATCCTTACTATAATAACAAGAAAAAATCAATG GAAACTTATCTCTTTCAGGAAACGCACATCATGCACGTATTTAATGAAGACTTCTATGGATCTGAACTGAGGGTTGTGATGTTGGGATACATCAGGCCAGAGAAGAACTTCAGTTCTTTAG ATGAACTTATAACCGCCATCCGCAATGATATTTCCGAATCGGACAAGCAGTTAACTCTGCCAGAAAATCTGCACTATAGACAGCATGCATTTTTCACTGGGAAATCTGACCCTCGGTGCAATGGTTCTCTAAGTAATGGAGTAATCTCGAATGGCATCAGCAATGGGCATGATGACGAAAGTAATAATGGAACCTCAATTAGTTGA
- the Rfk gene encoding riboflavin kinase isoform X2, which translates to MAALRRGLPHFAVGTVVKGFGRGSKELGIPTANFPQHVVEQLPEEVTTGIYYGWAKVEDGPTCKMVMSIGWNPYYNNKKKSMETHIMHVFNEDFYGSELRVVMLGYIRPEKNFSSLDELITAIRNDISESDKQLTLPENLHYRQHAFFTGKSDPRCNGSLSNGVISNGISNGHDDESNNGTSIS; encoded by the exons ATGGCCGCCCTGAGGAGAGGACTGCCGCACTTCGCCGTCGGCACCGTCGTTAAGGGTTTCGGCCGAGGGTCTAAGGAGCTGGGGATCCCTACAG CAAACTTTCCTCAACACGTTGTTGAGCAACTCCCAGAAGAGGTCACGACAGGAATATATTACGGATGGGCAAAAGTTGAGGATGGCCCCACCTGCAAGATGGTCATGAGTATTGGCTGGAATCCTTACTATAATAACAAGAAAAAATCAATG GAAACGCACATCATGCACGTATTTAATGAAGACTTCTATGGATCTGAACTGAGGGTTGTGATGTTGGGATACATCAGGCCAGAGAAGAACTTCAGTTCTTTAG ATGAACTTATAACCGCCATCCGCAATGATATTTCCGAATCGGACAAGCAGTTAACTCTGCCAGAAAATCTGCACTATAGACAGCATGCATTTTTCACTGGGAAATCTGACCCTCGGTGCAATGGTTCTCTAAGTAATGGAGTAATCTCGAATGGCATCAGCAATGGGCATGATGACGAAAGTAATAATGGAACCTCAATTAGTTGA